A region from the Stygiolobus caldivivus genome encodes:
- a CDS encoding H/ACA RNA-protein complex protein Gar1, with protein sequence MTKVKLVEAGNFYKDTLGSKWLIEGKRDIDYSKFNYIGKIVVTESGKRIAKVLDIIGNVNKPYILVEPLVTEKPKEKMFIEIVEKKRGGKRK encoded by the coding sequence ATGACTAAAGTTAAACTCGTAGAAGCTGGGAATTTCTATAAGGATACGCTAGGTAGTAAATGGCTTATAGAAGGGAAAAGGGATATTGATTATTCAAAATTTAATTACATTGGAAAAATCGTAGTTACCGAGAGTGGGAAAAGAATAGCCAAAGTACTCGACATCATTGGAAATGTGAATAAACCGTATATTCTTGTCGAACCCCTTGTAACGGAAAAGCCCAAGGAAAAGATGTTCATTGAAATAGTAGAGAAAAAGAGAGGAGGTAAGAGAAAATGA
- a CDS encoding transcription initiation factor IIB has protein sequence MTNICPVCHSPNTITFDPERGTNVCTNCGFVLEDDILIDQGPEWRAYTTEDRMERERTGSPITAKVHDFGITTKIGYSRVKDKAKIHRLRLMQNKLRVPAKERKLVTYLSVLNSEASKLNLPDHVKETAALLTRRLIEEGKAKRIEMYTLIAGILYYSCQVNKIPKSLQEIKSIYGISSSDLWKALERIQSVAKGVQGFKPTIKPTEYIPKIIEKLNLPPYVSTKASELVDLMHKNGLTSGKGYTALAAASVYLISTLMDVKRTQKEVAEALNITEVTIRNRYKEIISNFDIEVKL, from the coding sequence ATGACTAATATATGCCCAGTATGCCACAGTCCAAATACGATAACGTTTGACCCAGAAAGAGGAACTAATGTATGTACTAATTGTGGGTTTGTACTCGAAGATGACATACTCATCGATCAAGGACCTGAATGGCGAGCATATACAACCGAAGACCGCATGGAAAGAGAGAGGACTGGTTCCCCGATAACTGCTAAAGTACATGATTTCGGGATCACGACTAAAATAGGTTATTCAAGGGTTAAGGATAAAGCAAAAATTCATAGGCTAAGGTTAATGCAAAATAAACTAAGAGTACCTGCCAAGGAAAGGAAATTAGTGACTTACTTGTCTGTACTCAATAGTGAAGCATCTAAATTGAACTTACCAGATCACGTTAAGGAAACGGCAGCCCTCCTCACGAGAAGGTTGATAGAAGAAGGAAAGGCTAAGAGAATAGAGATGTATACTTTAATTGCTGGAATATTATACTATTCCTGCCAAGTTAACAAAATACCTAAATCTTTGCAAGAAATAAAGAGTATATATGGGATATCTTCGTCTGATTTGTGGAAGGCATTAGAGAGAATACAAAGCGTAGCTAAGGGTGTCCAGGGTTTTAAACCTACTATAAAGCCTACTGAGTATATACCAAAAATAATAGAAAAGCTAAACTTACCTCCCTACGTTTCCACAAAAGCATCGGAACTCGTCGACCTCATGCATAAGAACGGTTTGACTAGCGGAAAAGGTTACACTGCACTTGCGGCAGCCAGTGTCTACCTAATAAGCACGTTAATGGATGTTAAAAGGACCCAAAAGGAAGTTGCCGAGGCGCTTAATATTACTGAGGTGACGATAAGAAATAGGTATAAAGAAATTATAAGTAATTTCGACATAGAAGTAAAATTATGA
- a CDS encoding winged helix-turn-helix domain-containing protein, translating into MESSSSSYEDLIYQKIKEAGERGIPLKELIKELGLDSRTANLAIRKLMNKKVIRKNSVKENGKTVVKYFINEEPTLITVNLDSITEIPCFTCKNLTKCGNGSVISPTSCTYLSEFILMNIKGAS; encoded by the coding sequence ATGGAATCAAGCTCTTCATCATACGAAGACCTTATTTATCAAAAAATAAAGGAAGCCGGAGAGAGAGGAATCCCATTAAAGGAACTCATTAAAGAATTAGGTCTAGATAGCAGGACTGCGAATCTTGCAATCCGTAAATTAATGAATAAAAAGGTTATCAGGAAAAATTCTGTAAAAGAGAACGGTAAAACTGTAGTTAAATATTTTATAAATGAAGAACCTACATTGATAACAGTAAACCTTGATAGTATAACAGAAATACCTTGTTTTACATGTAAAAACTTAACTAAGTGTGGAAATGGGAGCGTGATATCCCCAACTTCATGCACTTATTTATCCGAATTCATCTTAATGAATATAAAAGGGGCTAGTTAA
- a CDS encoding tRNA (guanine(26)-N(2))-dimethyltransferase: MKLIKIKEGKAEILVPDPKSYEIDGKFDPSWAPVFYNPKMTLNRDLSVVVLSVLKPKKIVDALSASGIRGIRYFKEIEGVEKVIFNDLDKNAVELINKNIELNKVKGEVFNKDANALLHEIKADFIDIDPFGSPAPFLLSAFNAVVRGGYVAITSTDLSALVCSSKYSARRKYDIYCERLSFSRELGVRGLIGKAIREAAILEKAAIPIFSFYYDYYYRVFFKVEGGAKRADNLLSKLVYYYECPNCGYRERSEYYERIKCTKCGTLMRVYGPAWGGELYNTDLVSDVKNKLQSNFTYLPVYNHVTRLVSTVENEAMYTQPYYKLDFLSSRLKKNVPAKNKVISCLSDASNTHFDNVGIKTSKNVEEVIQCIKIN; the protein is encoded by the coding sequence ATGAAATTAATTAAAATAAAAGAAGGAAAAGCCGAGATTCTAGTCCCAGACCCTAAAAGTTATGAAATAGATGGAAAATTTGACCCTAGTTGGGCCCCAGTATTTTATAATCCCAAGATGACACTAAATAGAGACCTAAGCGTAGTAGTATTAAGTGTACTAAAACCGAAAAAGATTGTTGACGCGTTATCTGCTTCGGGTATAAGGGGAATTAGATACTTTAAGGAGATAGAAGGGGTCGAAAAAGTTATATTTAATGATCTTGATAAAAACGCTGTAGAATTAATAAATAAAAATATAGAGTTAAATAAAGTTAAAGGCGAAGTATTTAACAAAGACGCAAATGCTTTGCTACACGAAATTAAGGCAGATTTTATAGACATAGATCCTTTTGGGAGCCCTGCACCATTTCTTTTATCTGCGTTCAATGCAGTCGTACGAGGAGGTTATGTTGCAATAACTTCTACTGACTTATCTGCCCTAGTTTGCTCTTCTAAATATTCAGCTAGGAGGAAATACGATATCTATTGCGAAAGATTAAGTTTCTCTAGGGAGTTAGGAGTAAGAGGATTAATAGGAAAAGCAATAAGGGAAGCGGCTATACTAGAAAAAGCTGCAATCCCTATTTTCTCCTTTTATTACGATTACTATTATAGAGTCTTTTTTAAAGTAGAAGGAGGAGCTAAGAGAGCTGATAATTTACTTTCTAAATTAGTTTATTACTATGAATGTCCTAACTGTGGATACAGAGAAAGATCTGAGTATTACGAACGTATTAAGTGTACTAAATGTGGGACTCTAATGAGAGTTTATGGCCCCGCATGGGGAGGAGAGTTATATAATACTGACCTTGTTTCTGACGTAAAGAATAAACTACAATCCAATTTTACGTATTTACCCGTATATAATCATGTGACTAGACTAGTTTCTACTGTTGAAAATGAAGCAATGTACACACAGCCATATTATAAACTTGATTTTCTATCTTCAAGGTTAAAAAAGAATGTACCGGCAAAAAACAAGGTTATAAGTTGCTTGTCCGATGCCTCAAATACACATTTTGATAATGTCGGAATTAAGACAAGTAAAAACGTTGAGGAAGTTATACAGTGTATAAAAATTAACTAG
- a CDS encoding helix-turn-helix domain-containing protein — MGTINEIEKVLVRGYYDYSIIQYPERNKSIDIIASKINTTLRRSFILKVTSTRYSSHNKLAKDLKKMATLSGALPILIDEQVDEEVINDRDKVLVMSSSTFEKVINGEKIFLLKTRGGVFVKIDSKELKKRREEKGMSLGELAEKLGVSRISIYDYEKEDSYVSIDVAEKLVDIFGEQVLGDIINDFKVTEEKEYEPIVGRENSKGIINLLIKKLSVNGYKIVKFDFTTVDLAASKDDKKMFFCVETEDVSTSLKKFNEANKLVSKVNGELIIVAKTPKTLKTYERESFVVYTLDDIDKIDDEIN; from the coding sequence ATGGGTACTATTAATGAAATAGAAAAAGTGCTAGTGAGAGGATATTATGATTACTCTATAATCCAGTACCCAGAGAGAAATAAATCTATAGATATAATAGCAAGTAAGATTAATACAACCTTACGTCGTTCATTTATTCTAAAAGTAACTTCAACTAGGTACTCTAGTCATAATAAGTTAGCAAAAGACCTTAAAAAGATGGCCACCTTAAGTGGTGCCTTACCCATATTGATAGATGAACAAGTAGATGAAGAAGTGATAAACGATAGGGATAAGGTCTTAGTAATGAGTTCTTCTACGTTCGAGAAGGTAATAAATGGTGAAAAAATATTCTTATTAAAGACTCGTGGCGGAGTATTTGTTAAAATAGACTCTAAAGAGCTAAAGAAGAGGAGAGAGGAAAAAGGGATGAGTTTAGGTGAATTAGCAGAGAAGTTAGGTGTATCAAGGATATCTATTTATGACTATGAAAAAGAGGACTCATATGTCTCAATAGATGTGGCAGAAAAATTAGTGGATATATTTGGAGAACAAGTTTTAGGTGATATAATTAATGATTTTAAAGTCACAGAAGAAAAGGAGTACGAACCTATAGTAGGGAGAGAGAATAGTAAAGGGATTATTAATTTATTAATAAAAAAATTATCAGTTAATGGATATAAAATAGTAAAGTTTGATTTTACTACAGTAGATCTAGCCGCATCTAAAGATGATAAGAAAATGTTCTTCTGTGTAGAAACTGAGGATGTATCAACATCTTTAAAGAAATTTAATGAAGCAAATAAGCTAGTTTCTAAAGTAAATGGAGAACTCATAATTGTTGCCAAGACACCTAAGACCCTCAAAACTTATGAAAGAGAAAGCTTCGTAGTATATACGCTAGACGATATTGATAAGATCGACGATGAAATTAATTAA
- a CDS encoding DUF61 family protein, with protein sequence MFDKIFDIGLKSAISYYPQEFVTLKEALDGKDYVTVNGGFKHVFKKDELDKLSKNLPLYLWDLVKIPFVIVKTLNVGEYILNGSEWENKAISILLKKDIKSFMTIGDVEKIIKDYKSLVFITLSPLGNLTGGDEDNGYY encoded by the coding sequence ATGTTTGATAAAATTTTTGATATCGGGCTAAAAAGTGCTATTTCTTATTATCCTCAAGAGTTTGTAACCTTGAAAGAGGCATTGGACGGTAAAGACTATGTAACAGTAAACGGCGGCTTTAAACACGTTTTTAAGAAGGATGAACTTGATAAATTATCTAAAAACCTTCCTCTTTACTTATGGGATCTGGTCAAAATACCGTTTGTAATTGTTAAAACTTTAAACGTCGGTGAATATATTTTAAACGGCTCCGAGTGGGAAAATAAGGCAATATCAATTTTACTAAAGAAAGATATAAAAAGTTTCATGACAATAGGTGATGTAGAAAAGATTATAAAAGATTATAAGTCGCTTGTGTTTATTACATTAAGCCCTCTGGGTAACCTGACCGGTGGTGACGAAGACAATGGGTACTATTAA
- a CDS encoding fibrillarin-like rRNA/tRNA 2'-O-methyltransferase — protein MSEVVKVEKTEFENIYECVYNDGTTRLCTKNLAPGHNVYGEKLIKISGIEYREWNSFRSKLAGAIQKGLKKNPIVRNSKVLYLGAASGTTPSHVSDIVEMQGKVYAVEFSPRVVRELILVAQHRPNLFPILADARFPQYYRALVEDVDVLYVDIAQPDETDIAIRNAEFFLKDNAYLMMAIKARSIDVTKDPKEIYKAEVKKLEEKGFDILEVIQLDPYDKDHAMVLAELK, from the coding sequence ATGTCAGAGGTAGTAAAGGTAGAGAAAACAGAGTTTGAGAACATTTATGAATGTGTATACAATGACGGTACTACTAGGTTGTGCACTAAAAACTTAGCGCCCGGGCATAACGTTTACGGTGAAAAGTTAATCAAAATAAGTGGAATAGAATATAGAGAGTGGAATTCGTTTAGGAGCAAGCTTGCAGGAGCAATACAGAAAGGGCTTAAAAAGAACCCAATAGTCAGGAATTCAAAAGTATTATATCTAGGGGCAGCGTCTGGGACTACACCAAGTCATGTATCAGATATAGTTGAAATGCAAGGTAAAGTGTATGCAGTAGAGTTTTCTCCTAGAGTAGTGAGAGAGCTAATCTTAGTCGCTCAACATAGACCTAATCTATTTCCGATCCTAGCTGATGCTAGGTTTCCTCAATACTATAGGGCTTTGGTAGAGGATGTAGATGTACTATATGTTGATATTGCACAACCAGACGAGACAGATATTGCGATCCGTAATGCGGAGTTCTTCTTGAAAGACAATGCTTATTTGATGATGGCTATAAAGGCTAGGAGTATAGATGTAACAAAAGATCCAAAAGAAATATATAAAGCTGAAGTTAAAAAACTAGAGGAAAAAGGGTTTGATATACTAGAAGTTATACAGTTAGATCCTTATGATAAGGATCATGCTATGGTACTAGCTGAACTTAAGTGA
- a CDS encoding C/D box methylation guide ribonucleoprotein complex aNOP56 subunit (functions along with aFIB and aL7a; guides 2'-O-methylation of ribose to specific sites in RNAs) has product MKIYLVEHAIGAFAYDEQGKLVDYVLNSKDLGKVVEALIDNEKGMPLPSAKELLSKLKPDEVVVENEAEIPELQKNGVKASLEIHNIGSKAFRQSLPKIALETKFTSSEEELYSFLYEVSFEYTRRKLRGAASKRDLLAIQAIRAIDDIDKTINLFSERLREWYSIHFPELDNLIEDHEMYANIVSKFGHRDEITEEGLKELGLSKEKSQRLLTAAKKSIGADVTDVDIKSVRMLSDTILELYRIRRELTDYIESVMREVAPNVTTLVGPTLGARLLSLAGSLEDLAKMPASTIQVLGAEKALFRALRKKGRPPKHGVIFQYPEIHTSPRWQRGKIARALAAKLAIAARVDEFSGRFIGDRLNEELKKRIEEIKTKYAQPPPKKVQEEQPKPKHKGKKEEKRKRKNK; this is encoded by the coding sequence ATGAAAATATACTTAGTAGAGCACGCGATAGGAGCCTTTGCATATGACGAGCAAGGTAAGCTAGTTGACTATGTGTTAAATTCAAAAGATTTAGGGAAAGTTGTTGAGGCTTTGATAGATAACGAAAAGGGAATGCCATTGCCTTCAGCTAAGGAACTCCTTAGTAAACTAAAGCCTGATGAGGTCGTTGTCGAAAATGAAGCCGAAATCCCAGAGCTCCAGAAGAACGGTGTAAAAGCTTCCCTGGAAATCCACAACATAGGTAGTAAGGCATTTAGGCAGTCTCTTCCTAAGATAGCATTAGAAACTAAGTTTACTTCTTCTGAGGAAGAATTATATTCGTTTCTTTATGAAGTTTCTTTTGAATACACTAGGCGTAAGTTAAGAGGCGCAGCAAGTAAGAGGGATCTTTTAGCTATCCAGGCTATACGTGCGATCGATGATATCGACAAAACGATCAACTTATTCTCTGAAAGGTTAAGGGAATGGTATAGTATTCACTTCCCAGAACTAGATAATTTGATAGAAGACCACGAGATGTATGCTAATATAGTTTCTAAGTTTGGTCATAGGGACGAGATCACTGAGGAAGGACTAAAGGAGCTAGGATTAAGTAAGGAGAAATCCCAGAGGCTACTTACTGCAGCTAAAAAGAGTATAGGAGCTGATGTAACTGATGTAGATATAAAGTCAGTAAGGATGCTGAGCGATACTATATTAGAACTTTATAGGATCAGGAGAGAACTAACTGACTATATAGAATCAGTGATGAGAGAAGTCGCACCTAATGTTACAACTCTAGTGGGTCCCACATTAGGCGCGAGGTTGTTAAGTTTAGCAGGTAGCCTAGAAGATTTAGCTAAAATGCCTGCAAGTACAATACAAGTTCTAGGTGCAGAAAAAGCGTTATTTAGAGCGTTAAGGAAAAAAGGAAGACCACCAAAACACGGCGTTATTTTCCAGTACCCAGAAATTCACACATCACCTAGGTGGCAGAGAGGAAAAATCGCTAGGGCTCTAGCTGCTAAATTAGCAATAGCTGCAAGAGTAGACGAGTTTAGTGGTAGGTTTATTGGAGATAGACTGAATGAGGAATTAAAGAAGAGGATAGAAGAGATAAAAACAAAATATGCTCAGCCTCCGCCTAAAAAAGTTCAAGAGGAGCAACCGAAACCAAAGCATAAAGGTAAAAAGGAAGAAAAAAGAAAAAGGAAAAACAAGTAA
- a CDS encoding 30S ribosomal protein S30e, which translates to MPSHGSLTKAGKVRNATPKMPKKEKHKEVPRVRNRLEYEKRVVKAQQVKAR; encoded by the coding sequence ATGCCATCCCACGGTTCATTGACAAAAGCCGGGAAGGTTAGAAATGCAACACCCAAGATGCCTAAGAAGGAGAAACACAAGGAAGTACCTAGAGTCAGGAATAGGCTTGAATATGAAAAAAGAGTAGTAAAGGCACAGCAGGTTAAAGCTAGGTAA
- the gatD gene encoding Glu-tRNA(Gln) amidotransferase subunit GatD encodes MSETYAGKALDFLKRYNLQEGDTIEIIKNGLRIRGIIMPSYSSTDDILVLKLDNGYNIGITVDSINEIRVLQKGRKKDEGRKEEKKEIEKESEVTIISTGGTIVSKIEYDTGAVRPALTTEEILEFMPEINEIAKINATILFSILSENMKPEYWVKIANEVKIRLDKGAKGIVIAHGTDTMTYTASALAFSLKSLTGPVVLVGSQRSSDRPSSDAPINLFTAVLVAKNAPFAEVVVNMHGESSDTYTLVHRGVKVRKMHTSRRDAFQTINDLPLAKVYYRERKLEMLREDYLKKSETNEVDPKFEPSVFLLKYYPGLSPDIVDYLVSKGIKGIIIEGTGLGHTSSDFYEAFRRATKDGVFVGMTSQCLFGRVNMNVYTTGRLLQDAGVVPLEDMLPETALVKLMWVLAHEKDLDKVKELMLTNFVGEINPIHIPEMYPRWYHDRIRLQ; translated from the coding sequence ATGTCTGAAACTTACGCAGGTAAGGCACTGGATTTTTTAAAAAGATATAATTTACAAGAAGGAGATACTATAGAAATTATAAAGAACGGATTGAGAATAAGAGGTATCATAATGCCCTCTTACTCATCGACAGATGATATACTGGTTCTCAAATTAGATAATGGATATAACATTGGCATAACCGTGGATAGTATAAACGAAATTAGGGTACTTCAGAAAGGAAGGAAAAAAGACGAAGGAAGAAAAGAAGAAAAGAAAGAGATAGAAAAAGAAAGTGAAGTTACAATAATTAGTACTGGAGGAACAATAGTAAGCAAAATAGAATATGACACAGGGGCAGTGAGACCAGCACTAACTACGGAGGAAATACTAGAGTTTATGCCTGAAATAAACGAGATAGCCAAAATTAACGCAACGATTTTATTCTCTATCTTAAGCGAAAACATGAAACCTGAGTACTGGGTAAAAATAGCCAATGAGGTAAAAATAAGGCTAGATAAGGGAGCTAAAGGAATTGTCATAGCTCATGGAACAGACACCATGACATATACTGCCTCAGCCCTAGCTTTCTCCTTGAAGAGCTTAACTGGACCGGTCGTCCTAGTAGGATCCCAAAGAAGTAGTGATAGGCCAAGTAGTGATGCACCTATAAACCTCTTCACAGCCGTATTAGTTGCAAAGAACGCGCCCTTCGCAGAAGTTGTAGTAAATATGCACGGAGAATCTTCTGACACGTATACACTGGTCCATAGGGGAGTAAAGGTCAGGAAAATGCACACGAGCAGGAGGGACGCATTCCAGACTATAAATGATCTACCTTTAGCTAAAGTATATTATAGGGAGAGAAAGCTAGAGATGTTAAGAGAAGATTACTTAAAGAAATCTGAAACAAACGAAGTAGATCCAAAATTCGAACCGTCTGTGTTTCTTTTGAAATACTACCCCGGATTATCGCCAGATATAGTTGACTATCTGGTAAGTAAGGGGATTAAGGGAATTATAATAGAAGGAACCGGATTGGGGCATACATCTTCAGACTTTTACGAAGCATTTAGAAGGGCTACAAAAGATGGGGTTTTTGTTGGGATGACGTCTCAGTGCCTTTTTGGAAGAGTTAATATGAACGTATATACAACGGGTAGACTGTTACAAGATGCCGGTGTCGTACCGCTAGAAGACATGTTACCAGAAACGGCTCTGGTTAAACTGATGTGGGTATTAGCCCATGAGAAAGATTTAGATAAGGTTAAAGAGCTAATGCTCACTAATTTTGTAGGAGAAATTAATCCGATCCATATACCTGAAATGTACCCAAGGTGGTACCATGACAGAATTAGATTACAGTAA
- the gatE gene encoding Glu-tRNA(Gln) amidotransferase subunit GatE produces MTELDYSKLGLKVGLEIHQQLNTSHKLFCNCDTSLGETFHASLERYLRPSFSELGEVDIAALFEWQKGKKYIYNLPKNSCLVECDEEPPHLINDEALGIVTAISLALHSTLVDEVYVMRKIVIDGSNTSGFQRTAIVALGGYIEVEGEKIGIQTIALEEDASRKISENKDEILYNLDRLGVPLIEISTAPDIHTPEQAEKVAFAIGQLLRMTGKVKRGIGTIRQDLNVSIGGGVKTEIKGVQRLELIPEIIRNEARRQYELLKIKEELTQKRGVTKEFIAENFKPTDLTSIFTSTNSRLVKKELEKGALVYGVRIPKFKGIFGWELMKNRRFGTEVADYVRVLAGLGGIFHSDELPNYGITQDEVDEVKKALGTSDDDAFVLVVGDKSKLELALSTIRDRIIYALEGVPKETRTALEDGTTKFMRPQPGSARMYPETDIPPRRIDSKILELSKSFMPENPEVKLKKLIQYGLSRELANAILNSPRIDLFEELVSKYSPKVQPSIIASILEVNLKYVKSKGADTSLITDEILEYIVKLLYEDKINKDSVPEILLDYALSKGDINKIVEKYSKITDEELEKLVDQVIHENEKIIEEKGDKAFNIIMGKVMSKVRGKAEGKKVADIISKRMKSYPRS; encoded by the coding sequence ATGACAGAATTAGATTACAGTAAACTAGGACTAAAAGTAGGATTGGAGATTCATCAACAACTTAATACATCCCATAAACTCTTCTGCAATTGCGACACATCTTTAGGAGAAACTTTTCACGCGTCTTTAGAACGTTACTTAAGACCTTCATTTAGTGAATTAGGAGAGGTAGATATAGCTGCATTGTTTGAGTGGCAGAAAGGTAAAAAGTACATATATAATTTACCTAAAAACTCTTGTTTAGTAGAATGTGACGAGGAACCGCCTCACTTAATTAACGATGAGGCATTAGGAATAGTTACAGCTATTTCGTTGGCGCTCCACAGCACATTAGTAGATGAAGTTTACGTAATGAGAAAAATAGTAATAGACGGATCTAATACCTCAGGTTTTCAAAGAACAGCAATTGTCGCTTTAGGCGGTTATATTGAGGTAGAAGGGGAAAAAATAGGTATCCAAACAATTGCGCTAGAGGAAGATGCTTCGAGAAAAATTAGTGAAAACAAGGATGAAATTTTATATAACTTAGACAGACTAGGAGTCCCGCTAATAGAAATATCCACAGCTCCCGATATCCACACACCTGAACAAGCGGAGAAAGTAGCTTTTGCTATCGGGCAACTTTTAAGGATGACCGGTAAAGTTAAGAGAGGTATAGGGACTATAAGGCAAGACCTAAATGTATCTATTGGAGGAGGAGTAAAGACAGAAATTAAAGGGGTTCAAAGACTAGAGTTAATACCTGAGATAATTAGAAATGAAGCGAGAAGACAGTATGAACTACTAAAAATTAAAGAAGAATTAACACAAAAAAGAGGTGTAACTAAAGAATTTATTGCAGAGAATTTTAAGCCTACAGATCTAACTTCAATTTTTACGTCTACAAATAGCAGATTAGTGAAAAAGGAACTAGAAAAAGGAGCGTTAGTATATGGCGTAAGGATACCCAAATTTAAAGGAATTTTTGGATGGGAGCTTATGAAAAATAGGAGGTTCGGAACAGAAGTAGCTGATTATGTCAGGGTTTTAGCCGGATTAGGAGGTATATTCCATTCGGATGAATTACCTAATTATGGAATAACTCAGGATGAAGTTGATGAAGTCAAAAAGGCATTAGGTACATCAGACGACGACGCATTTGTACTTGTTGTAGGAGATAAATCTAAGCTCGAGCTGGCTCTTAGCACAATAAGAGATCGGATCATATATGCGCTTGAAGGCGTCCCGAAAGAGACTAGGACAGCACTCGAAGACGGCACGACCAAATTTATGCGACCACAGCCTGGTTCTGCAAGGATGTACCCAGAGACGGATATACCACCTAGAAGAATAGACTCTAAAATCTTGGAATTATCAAAGTCATTTATGCCTGAAAATCCTGAAGTGAAATTAAAGAAACTTATTCAATATGGATTAAGTAGAGAGCTGGCGAATGCTATACTTAACAGTCCAAGAATAGACCTCTTCGAAGAACTAGTATCCAAATATTCACCTAAAGTCCAACCTAGCATAATAGCCTCAATATTAGAGGTTAACTTAAAATATGTTAAATCAAAAGGAGCAGATACTTCTTTAATTACTGATGAAATTCTCGAATATATAGTAAAACTATTATATGAAGACAAGATTAATAAGGACTCAGTACCAGAAATCTTACTTGACTACGCCCTAAGTAAAGGAGACATAAATAAGATAGTAGAAAAGTACTCTAAGATTACTGATGAAGAACTAGAAAAATTAGTAGACCAAGTTATCCATGAGAACGAGAAAATAATTGAAGAGAAAGGAGATAAAGCATTTAATATAATAATGGGTAAAGTTATGTCTAAAGTCAGAGGTAAAGCTGAAGGTAAAAAAGTAGCAGATATTATTTCAAAAAGAATGAAGAGTTACCCCCGATCCTGA